The following proteins are encoded in a genomic region of Neurospora crassa OR74A linkage group VI, whole genome shotgun sequence:
- the gh45-1 gene encoding endoglucanase V yields the protein MRSSTILQTGLVAALPFAVQAASGSGQSTRYWDCCKPSCSWSGKAPVNRPVLACDANNNPLSDASVKSGCDGGSAYTCANNSPWAVNDQLSYGFAATKLSGGTESSWCCACYALTFTSGPVAGKTLVVQSTSTGGDLGSNHFDINMPGGGVGLFDGCKRQFGGLPGAQYGGISSRSQCDSFPAALKPGCQWRFDWFQNADNPNFTFKQVQCPSELTSRTGCKRNDDSQFPVFTPPSGGGSNPSTPTTPPSSGGGSGCTADKYAQCGGSGWSGCTNCPSGSTCKTINDYYHQCA from the exons ATGCGCTCCTCCACTATTCTGCAAACCGGGCTAGTGGCCGCTCTTCCTTTCGCCGTCCAGGCTGCTTCCGGATCCGGCCAGTCCACCAGATATTGGGACTGCTGCAAACCATCTTGCTCCTGGTCCGGCAAGGCTCCTGTCAACCGACCCGTCCTCGCTTGCGACGCAAACAACAACCCCCTGAGCGACGCCAGTGTCAAGTCTGGATGTGATGGCGGTTCTGCATACACCTGTGCCAACAACTCACCATGGGCGGTGAACGACCAGCTCTCCTACGGCTTTGCCGCCACGAAACTCAGTGGTGGAACCGAGTCATCTTGGTGCTGTGCCTGTTATGC CCTTACCTTCACTTCGGGCCCTGTTGCTGGCAAGACCTTGGTCGTTCAGTCTACCAGTACCGGCGGTGATCTCGGCTCCAACCACTTCGATATCAACAtgcccggcggcggcgtcggcCTGTTTGATGGATGTAAACGACAGTTCGGCGGTCTCCCCGGCGCTCAATATGGCGGCATCAGCTCCCGCAGCCAGTGCGACTCGTTCCCTGCCGCTCTCAAGCCCGGTTGCCAGTGGCGCTTCGACTGGTTCCAGAACGCCGATAACCCGAACTTCACCTTCAAGCAGGTCCAATGCCCATCCGAGCTCACATCCCGCACCGGCTGCAAGCGAAACGACGACTCCCAATTCCCTGTCTTCACTCCGCCCTCTGGTGGAGGCAGTAACCCCTCTACTCCGACaacccctccctcttcaGGCGGCGGTTCCGGATGTACAGCGGATAAATACGCTCAATGTGGTGGCTCGGGGTGGTCTGGCTGCACCAACTGCCCGTCTGGATCGACCTGCAAGACTATCAACGATTATTACCATCAGTGTGCCTGA
- a CDS encoding capsule protein, translating to MDPGASGQPHPPALTVAAAVALTSLVQYLASRATECELSSEAVCWMIIPFLFRLQAKPSTYVTQLGNVTAGRKPTGSLWLSGTAVCIAALSFCKAEFGAVVCWFPLATPLLLKAQEHLQPRTGASRYGTAKEGALPHSVLNTFWGSLLAAAVAVYGLAAWDVKAAAMALIPFAVLVGLFFSLMSQMGEQGRLNSFHLELEDFIKPLSLRIVGFLIVLQFVDSWASGFPSIDGVCTVFLGVAKAFSWYFAVQSTRYTPGSWRIVTVIATFGLVATRNPYIQPSDIQALANVVASLVALAQSISMLPKHTEQRALLWSFALVPLFPYLANLVAIRAAESAAQQLTSQHPGQHPVAQLMEKAKADFDSMLSRQSKTYEAAVEEYKRRYKVEPPPGFRGWYDFAVKSQSPIIDDFDTIYHSVSPFWKFSGQEVMGLMNEAYYARYSELWLCNFHGVTAKTECRHPYRTFDRHLTLLFDTVLGDLAGVLPDIKFVVNHLDEPRVVIPRVSTPDGWRFSLLDMSHRPIWKELNAPCSSSSSSSEPNDTTDGIDTFGLPFVTSTASSLDICANPSYADTYGLFTSPVSMRLFTGLVPVLSTGAPSTMSDILYPSAAYIESGFIYDPTRDIPWEQKSNNLYWAGSTTGGYSSDSSSSSANSQWKSFHRQRFVSLAQNLNRQRHTYLRSLNGAITRVTSPFLNSRLFSVFFTRFQFCSPATCRAQRSFFRTKSYADKDEALHSRLVFDLDGNGISGRYYKLLASNSAVLKQTLLREWHDDRLVPWVHYFPVSLGMEEVPELVMYLTSTEEGRQKAREVAEGGKEWWGKALRERDMGVYLYRLLLEVGRLQDAGRREGEPREVVGV from the exons ATGGACCCCGGTGCCAGTGGTCAGCCCCATCCACCTGCCCTGACGGTGGCAGCCGCTGTAGCTCTCACATCCCTCGTTCAGTACCTGGCCTCTAGAGCTACAGAGTGCGAACTCTCCTCGGAAGCTGTGTGTTGGATGATAATCCCATTTCTCTTCAGGCTACAAGCCAAGCCCTCGACATATGTGACACAGTTGGGGAATGTGACCGCTGGCAGAAAGCCGACTGGGTCACTATGGCTTTCGGGCACAGCGGTCTGTATTGCTGCCCTCAGTTTCTGTAAAGCAGAGTTCGGTGCGGTTGTTTGTTGGTTT CCGCTAGCAACACCGTTGCTGCTCAAGGCTCAAGAACATCTCCAACCACGGACTGGAGCTTCAAGATATGGGACTGCCAAGGAAGGAGCCCTGCCTCACTCGGTCCTTAATACGTTCTGGGGATCACTTCTGGCAGCTGCAGTGGCCGTGTACGGCTTGGCAGCATGGGACGTCAAGGCAGCTGCCATGGCGCTGATACCGTTTGCGGTTCTCGTCGGCCTCTTTTTCTCATTGATGTCCCAAATGGGAGAGCAAGGTCGCTTGAATAGCTTCCATCTTGAATTGGAAGATTTCATCAAACCTCTCTCCTTGCGGATCGTAGGTTTTCTCATCGTCCTGCAGTTTGTCGACAGCTGGGCGTCTGGTTTCCCCAGCATAGACGGTGTGTGCACTGTCTTCCTGGGAGTAGCAAAGGCCTTTTCGTGGTATTTCGCTGTTCAAAGT ACAAGATATACGCCGGGGTCATGGCGAATCGTCACCGTGATCGCTACCTTTGGCTTGGTAGCAACTCGTAACCCATACATACAGCCTTCAGACATCCAAGCCCTTGCCAACGTTGTTGCTTCGCTTGTTGCACTAGCTCAGAGCATCAGCATGCTGCCGAAGCACACAGAACAGCGAGCCCTACTCTGGAGCTTTGCGCTTGTTCCTCTCTTCCCTTACCTGGCCAATCTGGTTGCCATCAGAGCCGCAGAGTCTGCAGCACAGCAGCTTACTTCTCAACACCCCGGCCAACATCCGGTAGCCCAGTTAATGGAGAAGGCAAAAGCAGACTTCGACAGCATGCTGTCCAGACAGTCAAAGACCTACGAGGCTGCTGTTGAGGAGTACAAGCGTCGATACAAGGTTGAACCACCACCAGGGTTCCGGGGCTGGTACGACTTTGCCGTGAAGAGCCAGTCTCCAATCATCGATGACTTTGATACCATTTACCACTCAGTGTCACCTTTCTGGAAGTTTAGCGGCCAGGAGGTGATGGGTCTCATGAACGAGGCTTATTACGCGCGGTACAGCGAGCTATGGCTGTGTAACTTTCACGGCGTGACCGCAAAGACTGAGTGTCGGCATCCGTACCGCACCTTCGACAGACATCTCACCCTTTTGTTTGATACGGTGTTGGGTGATCTGGCAGGGGTTCTTCCTGACATCAAGTTCGTTGTCAATCACCTTGACGAGCCACGGGTGGTGATTCCGCGTGTTTCAACCCCCGACGGCTGGCGCTTTTCTCTTCTGGATATGTCTCATAGGCCAATCTGGAAGGAGCTGAATGCTCcttgttcctcttcttcttcctcctctgaaCCCAACGATACCACTGACGGCATCGACACCTTTGGTCTCCCCTTTGTCACATCCACGGCTTCCTCCCTTGACATCTGCGCCAACCCTTCCTACGCCGACACCTACGGCCTCTTCACCTCCCCCGTCTCCATGCGCTTGTTCACGGGGCTCGTCCCCGTTCTCTCCACCGGTGCGCCATCCACCATGTCCGACATCCTCTACCCCTCCGCCGCCTACATCGAGTCCGGCTTCATCTACGATCCCACCCGCGACATCCCCTGGGAGCAAAAGTCCAACAACCTCTACTGGGCCGGCTCCACAACCGGCGGGTACTCTtccgactcctcctcctcctccgctaaTTCACAATGGAAGTCCTTCCACCGCCAACGCTTCGTCTCCCTCGCCCAAAACCTCAATCGCCAACGGCACACCTACCTCCGCTCCCTCAACGGCGCTATCACCCGCGTCACCTCCCCTTTTCTCAACAGCCGCCtcttctccgtcttcttcaccCGCTTCCAATTCTGCTCGCCTGCCACCTGTCGTGCCCAACGCTCCTTCTTCCGCACCAAGTCCTACGCTGACAAAGACGAAGCTCTGCACTCTCGTCTTGTCTTTGACCTTGACGGTAATGGCATTTCAGGACGGTATTACAAGCTTTTGGCGTCCAATAGTGCCGTGCTCAAGCAGACTTTGCTGAGGGAGTGGCATGATGATCGGCTGGTGCCGTGGGTGCATTATTTCCCGGTGAGTttggggatggaggaggtaCCGGAGTTGGTGATGTATTTGACGAGcacggaggaggggaggcagaaggcgagggaggtggcggagggggggaaggagTGGTGGGGAAAGGcgttgagggagagggataTGGGGGTTTATTTGTatcggttgttgttggaggtgGGGAGGCTGCAGGATgcgggaaggagggagggggagccgcgggaggtggtgggggtATGA